A window of Haliscomenobacter hydrossis DSM 1100 contains these coding sequences:
- a CDS encoding helix-turn-helix domain-containing protein, whose amino-acid sequence MTIYIQYMVSFRCKLLVKAELDKLGLLYTAVELGEVQLKDSLSAAQHAQLSTALLKSGLELMSNKKTILIEKIKHIVIEMVHHQGDTPVINASAFISEKLNYDFNYLSKLFSEVKGTTIEHYIIAHKIERVKELLLYDELNLTEISYQLNYSSVAHLSGQFKKITGLTPTHFKKMKAYKKRITHENV is encoded by the coding sequence ATGACCATTTACATCCAATACATGGTTTCGTTTCGATGCAAATTGTTGGTGAAAGCTGAACTCGATAAGCTCGGGTTGCTCTATACGGCCGTAGAGCTGGGTGAAGTGCAACTCAAGGACAGCCTGAGCGCTGCTCAGCACGCCCAGCTGAGCACTGCCCTCTTAAAATCCGGCCTTGAGTTGATGAGCAACAAAAAAACCATTCTGATTGAAAAAATAAAGCACATTGTGATTGAAATGGTGCACCACCAGGGTGATACACCGGTGATCAATGCTTCGGCGTTCATCAGTGAAAAATTAAACTACGATTTTAATTACCTCTCCAAGCTTTTTTCGGAAGTAAAAGGCACGACCATTGAGCACTACATCATCGCCCACAAAATTGAACGAGTCAAGGAACTGTTGTTGTATGATGAACTCAATCTTACCGAAATATCCTATCAACTGAATTACAGCAGTGTGGCACACCTTTCCGGCCAATTCAAAAAAATCACGGGCTTGACGCCTACGCATTTCAAAAAAATGAAGGCGTACAAAAAACGCATCACCCATGAAAATGTGTGA
- a CDS encoding outer membrane beta-barrel protein — protein MKKLITSLAFSILAFAAMAQEFGLQHTQRGNFVIGSRIGFSTSKSSIDVQSNAGSINGDGGSSSQFNLSPGIGYFFARHFVMGISMDWLRTSSRSGVDLSGGTDPAQESENNNILFGPFIRYFIPFGEDKAFFLGTTVGFGDSKNRFIDGNQAQTIDNSLLSIGAGPGLTIFSSNGLALEALAKYNFARSISEINIQDIQRTSKTWTNAVDFSVGLHYYFGGIRATNDARLAPTETKKPGFY, from the coding sequence GTGAAAAAACTAATTACTTCCTTGGCATTCTCCATACTTGCCTTCGCCGCAATGGCCCAGGAATTTGGCCTGCAACACACCCAGCGGGGCAATTTTGTCATAGGCTCCCGGATCGGGTTTTCTACTTCCAAATCATCCATAGATGTGCAATCAAACGCAGGTTCGATAAATGGAGACGGCGGCAGTTCTTCTCAATTCAATTTGTCGCCAGGGATTGGCTATTTCTTCGCCAGACACTTCGTGATGGGCATCAGCATGGACTGGCTCAGAACCAGTAGCAGGAGCGGCGTTGACCTCAGTGGAGGGACCGATCCTGCCCAGGAATCGGAAAACAACAATATCCTTTTTGGCCCATTTATCCGTTATTTTATTCCTTTTGGGGAGGACAAAGCCTTCTTCTTGGGGACAACCGTTGGTTTCGGAGATTCCAAAAACCGATTCATCGACGGCAATCAAGCCCAAACCATCGACAATAGCCTCTTGTCGATCGGAGCAGGTCCAGGCTTGACCATTTTTTCCAGCAACGGCCTCGCCCTTGAAGCACTAGCCAAATACAATTTCGCCAGAAGCATCAGCGAAATTAACATTCAGGACATCCAAAGAACTTCCAAAACCTGGACCAATGCCGTAGATTTTTCGGTAGGGCTCCACTATTATTTCGGGGGAATTAGAGCCACAAATGACGCCAGGCTTGCACCAACGGAAACCAAAAAACCAGGATTTTACTAG